The Acetobacter oryzoeni genome includes a region encoding these proteins:
- a CDS encoding type IV secretory system conjugative DNA transfer family protein, whose translation MAKRQIGGPLGHQQIKRGATYRDTRPLFERFTAEMRTSSSGFVILIVAGLSWFVPALIGLTLPVVICLTCWVITRRPVLPFHLPRYSGLPDEHDLDPSTRKPKKAGGIIYLGTDAHTGQQLWFSSDAGRQHAAMPGTTGAGKTTSALSLMANPLSHGSGFLLIDGKGDNTVYGDVAALLRRYGLDDQLLTLNLLTASSIRESNTFNPFATGNADAIREMLVSQLGEPVANDANGVFRDRAVNLIGTLTPALVWMRDRHGISINIETIRFATELRWLATLARHKIFLVRNPGQPQPIKIPVPDIPDDVLYPFQAYLGELPGYDIGLEWNQQKESRPSEQHGFATMYFSKIFTQFAVSLGHIFKCENGDIDMRDVVLNRRVLVVILPSLENSSDTLAGLGKIIVASVRAVMAQLLGARLNGPASEIFKLKAGSGDAPYQFFFDELSAYATDGMDRMLAMGRGLNCMFWLGFQDLPGLTSRIGDKAFTLLGNANLTHAMRLQDAMRTREWIEKQSDRVEVTQATHFEGNSAGSYREGRGAEIREVARIPWADLQSLIEGEAITMFGGRVVHSKTFFAAVNGRSGEIRTAQPVMLSAPLVLDGSAPDDETRAVLETIENGSYRSELHAPVREPAFERLVAEVKSAGSTPASIEAKFPLIAQATVGLSVEAIPGNDNTLINFPSRRSEEEKTPFTLMLRDAAMNPKPGYEKIPSPRPPLDGVLLGTLDAIERAIDPRPGIGRKQALLLLGVRDRVIDAQKRYEDDISSPMDHKELARQIHKLSKRLVA comes from the coding sequence ATGGCTAAACGTCAGATTGGTGGTCCACTCGGCCACCAACAAATCAAACGGGGAGCGACTTACCGCGATACGCGCCCCCTGTTCGAGCGTTTTACGGCAGAAATGCGGACCTCTTCATCAGGTTTTGTTATCCTGATCGTGGCCGGATTGAGTTGGTTTGTCCCTGCCCTCATAGGACTGACACTCCCTGTCGTGATCTGTCTGACATGCTGGGTTATCACACGTCGGCCCGTACTCCCCTTCCATTTGCCCCGCTATTCAGGGCTGCCTGATGAACATGATCTTGATCCCAGTACCCGCAAACCAAAAAAAGCAGGCGGTATCATCTATCTCGGCACCGATGCGCATACAGGTCAGCAGCTTTGGTTTTCCTCAGATGCTGGCCGACAGCATGCCGCAATGCCCGGAACAACGGGGGCAGGCAAAACGACATCTGCGCTCTCTCTCATGGCTAATCCCCTCTCGCACGGATCGGGATTTCTGCTCATCGACGGCAAAGGTGACAACACGGTTTACGGCGATGTTGCCGCCCTTCTCAGGCGCTATGGACTGGATGATCAGCTTCTCACGCTCAATCTGCTGACGGCCAGCTCAATCAGGGAATCAAATACGTTTAATCCATTCGCGACGGGAAATGCTGACGCCATCCGCGAAATGCTGGTCAGTCAGTTGGGCGAACCTGTCGCCAATGACGCCAACGGCGTCTTTCGTGATCGTGCAGTCAATCTCATCGGGACTTTAACGCCTGCATTGGTCTGGATGCGGGACCGGCATGGTATCTCAATCAATATCGAGACCATTCGTTTCGCAACAGAACTCCGCTGGCTTGCAACGCTCGCACGCCATAAGATCTTCCTTGTCCGCAACCCCGGTCAGCCACAGCCTATCAAGATTCCCGTCCCTGACATTCCTGACGATGTTCTTTACCCATTTCAGGCTTATTTGGGTGAGCTACCCGGCTACGATATCGGACTTGAGTGGAACCAGCAAAAAGAAAGCCGTCCTTCTGAGCAACATGGTTTCGCAACCATGTATTTCTCTAAAATCTTCACCCAGTTCGCCGTTTCACTTGGCCATATTTTCAAATGCGAAAACGGTGATATCGACATGCGTGATGTGGTGCTGAACCGCCGCGTTCTGGTCGTTATTCTACCATCACTGGAAAACTCGTCTGACACACTGGCCGGCCTTGGTAAGATTATAGTGGCTTCAGTGCGAGCCGTTATGGCGCAACTCTTAGGCGCACGTCTTAACGGGCCTGCATCAGAGATCTTCAAGCTCAAGGCAGGATCAGGGGACGCACCCTATCAATTCTTCTTTGACGAACTCAGCGCCTACGCCACAGACGGCATGGACCGGATGCTTGCTATGGGGCGTGGGCTAAACTGCATGTTCTGGTTGGGCTTTCAGGATCTGCCTGGCCTGACAAGCCGTATAGGTGACAAGGCGTTTACATTGCTCGGCAACGCCAACCTGACCCACGCTATGCGTCTGCAGGATGCTATGCGGACACGTGAATGGATTGAAAAACAGTCCGACCGGGTAGAAGTCACTCAGGCTACACACTTTGAGGGGAATTCAGCAGGCAGTTATCGAGAAGGACGAGGTGCGGAAATCAGGGAGGTCGCCCGCATCCCTTGGGCCGATCTGCAGTCGCTGATTGAAGGTGAGGCCATCACGATGTTCGGCGGCCGTGTCGTCCATTCAAAAACATTCTTTGCCGCGGTAAATGGCCGGAGTGGAGAAATCCGCACGGCACAGCCTGTCATGTTGTCGGCCCCTTTGGTTTTAGACGGGAGCGCACCTGACGATGAAACGCGTGCTGTTTTGGAAACCATAGAGAACGGCAGCTATCGTTCTGAACTCCATGCTCCCGTGAGAGAACCGGCCTTTGAGCGTCTTGTTGCAGAAGTTAAATCTGCTGGCAGCACACCTGCGTCAATTGAAGCTAAATTTCCGCTCATTGCCCAAGCGACAGTCGGGTTGTCCGTGGAGGCAATACCGGGGAATGACAATACCCTGATAAACTTCCCATCCCGGCGGTCGGAAGAGGAAAAGACACCGTTTACGCTCATGCTCCGTGATGCGGCCATGAACCCGAAGCCTGGGTATGAGAAAATACCTTCTCCCCGCCCGCCCCTTGATGGCGTTCTTCTTGGAACACTGGATGCGATTGAACGCGCAATTGATCCCAGACCTGGCATTGGCCGTAAGCAGGCACTTCTGCTGCTTGGGGTACGCGATCGTGTGATCGACGCGCAAAAGCGCTACGAGGATGATATTTCCTCACCAATGGATCACAAGGAACTGGCACGTCAGATACATAAGCTTTCGAAAAGGCTCGTTGCATGA
- a CDS encoding DUF1173 family protein, protein MNDIVVLPGGEKLSLEWKLSDPERFQRRLKAKHADNGKAGPGKKAHCLCVHQGRYLELQIRELKESYYFACMPNTTPYHRPTCPFYKPNPEQSGQAAYVDGVIKDDTEHDEVSVKLITSLKRNSPTSSETSALSPAGTRSGGKTQRRMTTLGLLHLIWERAGLHYWRPQFAGHRTDPKALRRAYATSRNIKVQRGITLDQVLCPVVSGDQGIQYFTQRTIKNHSEKLRLYVIGRLSSAQVDPYGKGYNIELSGIRDGYRMFMSISQAKWERLEKSYSRELVEFSRNEEGLSVFGLFLVTIDPIKKGKYSNFSTAQIEDAALMTTTEQLIPVESRYEAKIVELLVQKDRTFIKPLRFDAARELVRPDFILTDMGKKEGYPMEVFGLTDEKYLARKAEKEKYYARVFGVDGWWSWDASHNAPIPPLPEVSLTQAADPIS, encoded by the coding sequence ATGAATGATATTGTCGTTCTCCCTGGAGGAGAAAAACTGTCATTGGAATGGAAACTATCCGATCCGGAGCGATTTCAGCGACGCCTCAAGGCAAAGCATGCTGACAATGGCAAAGCAGGACCAGGGAAAAAAGCACATTGCCTCTGTGTCCACCAGGGACGTTATCTGGAACTCCAGATCAGGGAGCTAAAAGAGAGTTACTATTTTGCCTGCATGCCAAATACAACACCATACCACAGACCAACCTGCCCATTTTACAAACCTAACCCCGAACAAAGTGGACAGGCTGCCTATGTGGATGGCGTCATCAAGGATGACACAGAGCACGACGAAGTTAGTGTCAAACTAATTACCTCTTTGAAACGAAACAGCCCTACAAGTTCGGAAACTTCCGCTCTTTCGCCTGCTGGGACACGGTCAGGCGGAAAAACACAGAGACGCATGACCACTCTTGGTTTGCTGCACCTCATATGGGAGCGTGCCGGTCTGCACTACTGGCGGCCACAGTTTGCTGGACACCGTACTGATCCAAAAGCGCTCAGGCGGGCTTACGCAACATCTCGCAACATCAAGGTCCAGCGTGGCATCACGCTGGATCAGGTGCTCTGTCCAGTCGTCTCCGGTGATCAGGGTATTCAGTATTTTACCCAACGAACAATCAAAAACCATTCAGAGAAATTAAGACTGTATGTGATTGGGCGTTTAAGTAGCGCTCAGGTCGATCCTTATGGAAAAGGATACAACATCGAACTGTCTGGAATACGAGATGGATACCGAATGTTCATGTCGATTTCACAGGCCAAATGGGAGCGATTGGAAAAATCGTATTCAAGAGAACTGGTAGAGTTTTCTCGGAATGAGGAAGGGCTTTCAGTTTTTGGGTTATTCCTTGTCACCATAGACCCAATAAAAAAAGGAAAGTATAGTAATTTTAGTACCGCTCAAATCGAAGATGCTGCTCTCATGACAACGACTGAGCAACTTATTCCAGTCGAAAGCCGCTATGAAGCAAAAATTGTGGAGTTATTAGTTCAAAAGGATCGGACCTTTATAAAGCCGCTCCGCTTTGATGCAGCACGAGAGCTTGTCCGGCCTGACTTTATCTTGACTGATATGGGCAAAAAAGAAGGCTACCCAATGGAAGTATTTGGGCTGACGGACGAAAAATATCTCGCACGCAAAGCAGAAAAAGAAAAATATTACGCGCGTGTTTTTGGAGTTGACGGATGGTGGTCATGGGACGCATCCCATAACGCACCCATTCCGCCTTTACCTGAGGTTTCTCTTACTCAGGCTGCCGACCCGATCAGCTGA
- the mobF gene encoding MobF family relaxase, with product MMTFRKISAACRGQIISNYYLQDIPDPESDCRLDPTKTPDSDGARLTNYYTGRDGRASWRPDMPWRAAEALGIDRFKPPTREQLSRLYEAKRADNGEEWSAHQRKISAYDLTLAPHKSVTLAAEFAETDAERAAIWHAMQVANDETMRYVARELGLARRGRGGKDGAEEGHVAWVTYRHTTARPTVEALDPESNQTYLIDTPAGGDPHAHFHNTMFNMVVTDDGHVGSLDTKQLRSRVHEFGAYFQAILAQELRKIGIAQTYDANEQATVISAVPQEISDFFSKGRRNVLKAAQSYASEQGLEWEGLSIERKQKMLSMAGLAARLGKDLDADDHDIWKRQAKELGWVDQSLMGPEIDTGLDRHQRLDQAWRFVARHLGQEFETAAVIDHQKLRTYAARGLIATGIEGGISDIDAVVELTEKRGIEVRGQKVQLIIEMKGERERVTHTEQIRLEEDLAIHIARAASDRSGALGKEAIEDAIARSGLDFTSEHGQAQRKAVHTLGQSGRIAMLTGVAGAGKTTLLKPLVDAWRNDTEANPSGRRIIGVANAWRQADAMKDAGIEETYALSPFLARIDRGDLTLDEHTVIALDEVGQVAPRQMLRLLELQRDTGLTLRMMGDREQAQAIEAGDALEIIKRVLEPNDQAELLSTVRQKTKRNRDIAALFRGEEPSDDQLKALETKGKAVAAETDADRDDDVRNRFHTEEVRQAIEMKRQDGSISLVTGDHQNVLEAIAQHYVSRKDALKAEGPKPDGSFKTITMSALTNKDAADLSLAVRQVLQKRGDIGADQKIIKAIDQRGEEYDMALAVGDKVRLYRRVWGLVGDKRTWVGNNGDICEVLSASDKGLKLRLADGQEAQVEWRRLSDPRSNRVLLGFGHAMTIDAAQGLTSDEHINAMPRGADLATGFTTYVAESRARGTTWTMISDGATFEAVRNGRALGDQEPITSDQLWDYVAKKMAHKPYKALGMDLPYRKKKDRDQRVRELIEIGRKVEKARLEGRDIGRENQMALRGRQINATHADLIRRLDNELKKILEQAPEVMSRQEKDIRQRYAKIVTKRPSGQSSPSVS from the coding sequence ATGATGACCTTCCGGAAAATCTCTGCGGCCTGCAGAGGACAGATCATCTCTAATTATTACCTACAGGATATTCCTGATCCGGAGAGTGACTGCCGTCTGGATCCGACAAAGACGCCTGATAGCGACGGCGCACGTTTGACAAATTATTATACCGGTCGTGATGGTCGTGCGTCCTGGCGTCCAGATATGCCGTGGCGGGCTGCTGAGGCGTTAGGCATCGACCGGTTCAAACCTCCCACCCGAGAGCAGCTTTCCCGTCTCTATGAAGCCAAACGGGCTGACAACGGCGAGGAATGGTCAGCGCACCAGCGCAAAATCAGCGCCTATGATCTGACACTGGCCCCTCATAAATCCGTCACACTGGCGGCAGAGTTTGCCGAAACTGACGCAGAGCGCGCCGCTATCTGGCATGCAATGCAGGTCGCTAACGATGAGACTATGCGGTATGTGGCCCGTGAACTGGGACTGGCCAGACGCGGCCGGGGCGGGAAGGACGGTGCTGAAGAAGGTCATGTTGCATGGGTAACATACCGCCACACGACAGCGCGGCCAACGGTCGAGGCGTTAGATCCTGAGAGCAATCAGACTTACCTGATTGACACGCCGGCTGGTGGAGATCCTCATGCCCATTTTCACAACACGATGTTTAACATGGTTGTCACAGATGATGGTCATGTCGGGTCTTTGGATACAAAACAGCTTCGATCGCGTGTTCACGAGTTTGGCGCTTACTTTCAGGCCATCCTTGCTCAGGAATTGCGTAAAATTGGCATTGCCCAGACGTATGACGCCAATGAACAGGCAACCGTCATCTCTGCCGTGCCACAGGAGATTTCAGATTTTTTCAGCAAAGGTCGCCGCAATGTCCTGAAAGCTGCTCAGTCCTACGCCTCGGAACAAGGTCTGGAGTGGGAGGGATTGTCAATCGAACGAAAGCAGAAAATGCTTTCAATGGCAGGATTGGCCGCCCGATTGGGTAAGGATCTGGACGCTGACGACCACGATATTTGGAAGCGTCAGGCTAAGGAGTTGGGTTGGGTAGATCAAAGCCTTATGGGGCCGGAGATTGATACCGGCCTGGATCGCCATCAGCGGCTTGATCAAGCGTGGCGTTTCGTTGCCAGGCATCTTGGTCAGGAGTTTGAAACAGCCGCTGTCATCGACCACCAGAAACTGCGGACTTATGCTGCACGAGGGCTGATTGCTACGGGTATTGAGGGCGGAATATCTGACATAGATGCCGTGGTTGAGTTGACAGAAAAACGGGGCATTGAGGTGCGCGGTCAGAAGGTACAACTCATTATTGAGATGAAAGGAGAGCGTGAGAGGGTCACACATACTGAGCAAATCAGACTGGAAGAAGATCTCGCCATTCATATTGCTCGTGCTGCATCCGATCGGAGCGGGGCTCTCGGAAAAGAAGCCATTGAGGATGCGATTGCCCGCTCAGGTCTGGACTTTACCTCGGAGCATGGGCAGGCGCAGCGTAAAGCCGTTCATACCTTGGGGCAGAGCGGCAGGATAGCGATGCTTACGGGGGTTGCTGGTGCCGGCAAGACCACACTTCTCAAGCCTCTTGTGGACGCATGGCGCAATGATACCGAGGCCAACCCATCAGGACGGCGCATCATTGGTGTGGCCAATGCGTGGCGCCAGGCCGATGCCATGAAAGATGCTGGTATTGAGGAAACCTATGCGCTTTCTCCATTTTTGGCCCGTATTGATCGGGGCGACCTCACGTTGGATGAGCATACCGTCATAGCTCTTGACGAAGTCGGCCAAGTCGCGCCGCGTCAGATGCTACGACTGCTTGAGCTGCAGCGTGATACGGGACTGACCCTGCGTATGATGGGTGACAGAGAGCAGGCTCAGGCTATCGAGGCTGGTGATGCCCTTGAAATAATCAAGAGAGTGCTGGAGCCGAATGATCAGGCTGAGCTTCTGTCAACAGTACGCCAAAAAACGAAGCGTAATCGTGATATCGCCGCTCTTTTTCGTGGAGAAGAACCAAGCGATGATCAGCTTAAGGCACTTGAGACGAAGGGCAAAGCAGTTGCAGCAGAGACAGACGCGGATCGTGATGATGACGTGAGGAACCGTTTTCATACCGAGGAGGTGCGACAGGCTATCGAGATGAAGCGCCAGGACGGTAGCATCAGTCTGGTGACAGGAGACCATCAGAATGTTCTGGAGGCCATCGCACAACATTATGTGTCCCGCAAAGATGCCCTGAAGGCTGAAGGCCCGAAGCCGGACGGATCATTCAAGACGATCACCATGTCAGCGCTGACGAACAAGGATGCTGCGGATCTCAGTCTGGCAGTACGTCAGGTGTTACAGAAACGCGGAGATATTGGCGCTGACCAGAAGATTATCAAAGCCATTGATCAGCGTGGTGAAGAGTATGACATGGCCCTTGCTGTTGGAGACAAGGTGCGCCTGTATCGTCGGGTCTGGGGTCTTGTTGGAGATAAGCGCACCTGGGTAGGGAATAACGGAGATATCTGTGAGGTTCTCAGTGCATCTGACAAAGGGCTGAAATTGAGGCTTGCGGATGGGCAGGAAGCACAAGTGGAATGGCGCAGGCTATCAGATCCTCGCTCAAATCGTGTTCTGTTGGGATTTGGTCATGCCATGACAATTGATGCCGCCCAAGGTCTGACCTCTGATGAACATATTAATGCCATGCCGCGCGGTGCCGATCTGGCGACGGGGTTTACAACTTATGTGGCGGAAAGTCGTGCACGAGGGACAACCTGGACGATGATTTCAGATGGGGCGACTTTTGAGGCGGTTCGCAACGGCCGCGCTCTGGGAGATCAAGAACCAATCACGAGTGACCAGTTGTGGGATTATGTTGCTAAAAAGATGGCGCATAAGCCGTACAAGGCTCTGGGTATGGATTTGCCTTATCGGAAGAAAAAGGATCGGGATCAAAGAGTCCGTGAACTCATTGAGATCGGCCGTAAAGTAGAGAAGGCCCGTCTTGAGGGCCGGGATATTGGACGTGAGAACCAGATGGCTCTAAGGGGCCGTCAGATTAACGCAACTCATGCCGACTTGATTCGTCGGCTTGATAATGAATTGAAAAAAATACTCGAACAAGCTCCTGAAGTGATGAGCCGACAGGAAAAAGATATACGTCAACGATACGCAAAGATCGTGACAAAGAGGCCTTCTGGCCAGTCATCTCCCTCTGTGTCCTGA
- a CDS encoding Hint domain-containing protein, translated as MTAALVKISLGVATVYSSGDLSALAGVSGLSSIVVTKNADTPAGDPVVVDLSTPIAGVNALNAITVENGATAKVGGGLLNATAISALKTDGGILDLQGTLVGVSALKQVYVGPSGGQITMEPTGLDVGLLSVPVIFLDKAGLPTTTIPKDFVMDFPQVSKPLFGDKSITASYSAVTNTTTIGPGVSVGGIVNVGRVMVLNGDPFDLKNTGTDHGFGYFTKKFTQDDGKGGIITCFLTGSMIRTTTGEVAVEDVRIGDEVIAFDWRNNADIVRPVVWVGKARATVRPELHDDEAGWPVRILKDAIADGVPYKDMLITAEHCLFFKDCFVPVRMLVNGMSIFYDKSITSYDYYHIETEQHSIITADGMLTESYLDTGNRSSFRQEGKVATLRGAVKSWADDAGAPLGVARSFVEPLFRALEWRENSVVGIQIPSETMELTDDPDLHLVTDTGATVRPMRKTAHQYSFMLPPDTQSVRIVSRASRPSDVIGPFVDDRRHMGVAVADVRLLCAKRQFDITSHLQAEKPEGWYETDWTDCAWTNGNAELSLGDHLSHGKMGILSLTIRAAGPYLLSDQAVSDVQKRSA; from the coding sequence ATGACAGCAGCATTGGTTAAAATCTCCCTTGGTGTGGCAACTGTATATAGTAGTGGGGACTTATCTGCTCTGGCTGGCGTAAGTGGCCTGTCGTCTATTGTTGTTACGAAAAATGCTGATACTCCTGCTGGAGATCCCGTTGTTGTGGATCTTTCTACTCCAATAGCAGGTGTCAACGCTCTTAATGCCATTACAGTGGAGAATGGCGCCACGGCTAAGGTAGGCGGTGGTCTGTTAAATGCGACCGCAATTAGTGCTCTGAAAACTGACGGTGGTATTCTTGACCTTCAAGGAACTTTAGTTGGTGTGTCGGCCTTGAAGCAAGTTTACGTTGGACCGTCTGGTGGTCAAATCACGATGGAGCCGACGGGACTTGATGTTGGTTTGCTTTCTGTCCCAGTCATTTTCTTAGATAAAGCCGGACTGCCAACAACGACAATCCCTAAAGACTTTGTCATGGACTTTCCTCAGGTTAGTAAGCCATTGTTTGGAGATAAGTCCATAACAGCAAGTTACAGCGCGGTTACAAATACAACGACGATTGGTCCGGGCGTTAGCGTTGGTGGGATAGTCAATGTCGGTCGTGTTATGGTGCTTAATGGAGACCCATTTGATCTTAAAAACACCGGAACAGATCATGGTTTTGGGTATTTTACGAAGAAATTCACACAAGATGATGGAAAAGGTGGTATTATTACCTGTTTCCTAACGGGTAGTATGATTCGTACTACCACGGGTGAAGTCGCTGTTGAAGATGTTCGCATCGGTGACGAGGTTATTGCTTTTGATTGGCGGAATAATGCAGACATTGTGCGACCGGTTGTGTGGGTCGGCAAGGCGCGTGCTACTGTTCGTCCAGAACTACATGACGATGAAGCAGGTTGGCCTGTTCGTATCCTCAAAGACGCGATTGCCGATGGTGTGCCTTATAAGGACATGCTGATTACCGCTGAGCATTGCCTGTTCTTCAAAGACTGTTTTGTACCAGTACGGATGCTGGTCAATGGCATGTCCATTTTCTACGACAAATCCATCACCTCTTACGATTACTACCATATCGAAACCGAGCAGCATTCCATCATTACTGCCGATGGCATGCTGACAGAAAGCTATCTGGATACAGGCAATCGTTCTTCTTTCCGTCAGGAAGGCAAGGTTGCTACGCTGCGTGGTGCAGTCAAAAGCTGGGCAGACGATGCAGGTGCTCCACTGGGTGTTGCGCGTTCCTTTGTAGAACCTCTGTTCCGGGCTTTGGAATGGCGTGAAAACAGTGTGGTTGGTATCCAAATTCCGTCAGAAACGATGGAACTCACGGATGATCCAGATCTGCATCTGGTCACGGATACAGGAGCTACTGTGCGACCGATGCGTAAGACGGCGCACCAGTATAGCTTCATGCTGCCGCCTGATACGCAGTCTGTGCGGATTGTTTCACGCGCCAGCCGTCCATCTGATGTGATTGGTCCGTTTGTGGATGATCGACGCCATATGGGGGTCGCTGTTGCTGATGTTCGCCTGCTATGCGCCAAGAGACAGTTTGATATCACCTCTCACCTTCAGGCCGAAAAACCGGAAGGTTGGTATGAGACCGATTGGACAGATTGTGCATGGACGAATGGCAATGCCGAACTGTCTTTAGGGGATCATCTGTCACACGGGAAAATGGGAATCCTCTCCCTGACAATCCGTGCTGCTGGCCCTTATCTGTTGTCAGATCAAGCCGTGTCTGATGTGCAGAAGCGTTCAGCTTAA
- a CDS encoding recombinase family protein: MSRKIGYARVSTVGQTLDVQLQSLHNYGCAKIFREKASGADSERIQLQRLLRNLSDGETVVVTRIDRLARSTFDLFAIIKEITQRGAQFFSIAEPWADTTTSTGRLMLAVLGGLADVERDLIKTRTAEGRIRAARLGVKMGRPARITKLQQQEIKDLRQSGATLKALALRYGISTSTISRIATGTDSHSSRKRPKKEN, from the coding sequence TTGTCTCGCAAAATTGGGTATGCTCGCGTGAGCACAGTCGGCCAGACGCTCGACGTACAGCTCCAATCTCTTCATAACTATGGATGCGCCAAAATTTTCCGCGAAAAGGCAAGTGGCGCGGATTCAGAACGCATCCAGCTTCAACGCCTACTTCGTAACCTCTCTGATGGAGAGACTGTCGTTGTGACGCGAATTGATCGGTTAGCACGCAGTACCTTTGATCTTTTTGCAATCATCAAAGAGATCACACAACGAGGTGCGCAGTTTTTTTCTATCGCAGAGCCGTGGGCAGATACGACAACAAGCACCGGTCGGCTGATGCTGGCGGTTTTAGGCGGTCTGGCTGATGTGGAACGTGACCTGATTAAAACCCGCACTGCGGAAGGTCGAATACGCGCTGCCCGTTTAGGTGTAAAAATGGGGCGGCCTGCCAGGATCACAAAGCTACAGCAACAAGAAATCAAGGATTTGCGTCAAAGTGGCGCAACACTGAAAGCACTTGCGTTGAGATACGGAATCAGCACCAGCACGATCTCAAGAATTGCAACAGGGACAGATAGTCACAGCAGCCGTAAACGCCCTAAAAAGGAAAATTGA
- a CDS encoding WGR domain-containing protein: MRRNDFSVQDGAFLQLALFPDAVSLVRVYPPRNTWRYYDLSIQPDLFGGAALIRRWGRIGTPGKIRLDLFPDAGAAANQLARLLRQKLKRGYIVRA; the protein is encoded by the coding sequence GTGCGGCGGAATGATTTCTCAGTGCAGGATGGGGCTTTTCTGCAACTTGCTCTTTTCCCGGACGCCGTTTCTCTGGTGCGCGTCTATCCGCCGCGTAACACATGGCGCTATTACGATCTTTCAATCCAACCAGATCTATTCGGTGGCGCAGCACTCATTCGACGATGGGGAAGAATAGGAACTCCCGGAAAAATAAGGCTGGATCTTTTTCCTGATGCAGGGGCTGCGGCCAATCAGCTGGCCCGTCTATTACGTCAGAAGCTCAAGCGGGGTTACATTGTGAGAGCGTGA
- a CDS encoding HU family DNA-binding protein, which translates to MNNQDLIERIVAVTDISKKDAKAALETVFAAITEAATKGDETTISGFGKFVVRQMAERKGRNPQTGADLVIPASRKLAYTPAKAVKDAMTGQ; encoded by the coding sequence ATGAATAACCAGGACTTGATTGAACGTATTGTTGCTGTAACGGATATTTCAAAAAAAGATGCCAAAGCAGCCTTGGAAACAGTATTTGCAGCAATTACTGAAGCCGCTACGAAAGGTGACGAAACGACTATCTCAGGATTTGGCAAATTTGTCGTCCGTCAGATGGCTGAACGCAAAGGACGCAATCCACAAACTGGTGCGGATCTGGTGATCCCCGCATCTCGTAAACTGGCCTATACACCAGCAAAAGCTGTCAAGGATGCTATGACAGGTCAATGA
- a CDS encoding BRO-N domain-containing protein, with product MTLKSSGAMTFEGHELEWIECDNQLWLLGRAVCDVLEIQRHRSALEKLDDNEKRLVKISTAGGPQRVVAVSESGLYHLTFASRKPVAKRFRRWVTDEVLPQIRRTGVYRPNAGAPIADALKPNISEADLRLLEELKEGDIYQSTRHLVTRMNGKFSVERALSEAKRPWSYDLDILELIHLVKLVQISWFALGQNSERSDQMRQYMCRLSTVMRLLDDKLGTGPYFEPVSAVSPAGS from the coding sequence ATGACCCTGAAATCAAGCGGAGCAATGACTTTCGAAGGGCACGAACTCGAATGGATCGAGTGTGATAATCAGCTCTGGCTACTTGGCCGGGCAGTCTGCGACGTGCTGGAGATTCAACGCCATCGGAGTGCGTTGGAGAAACTCGATGATAATGAAAAACGTCTGGTTAAAATTTCGACTGCTGGCGGTCCGCAGAGAGTTGTGGCTGTGAGCGAGAGTGGGCTCTATCACCTTACGTTTGCTTCCCGAAAGCCCGTAGCTAAAAGGTTTCGGCGATGGGTAACTGACGAGGTCTTGCCACAAATCCGGCGCACCGGTGTATACCGGCCTAATGCAGGGGCACCGATCGCCGACGCGCTCAAACCGAATATCAGCGAGGCTGATCTACGTCTTCTAGAGGAGCTGAAAGAGGGAGATATTTATCAATCAACCCGTCACCTGGTGACCCGGATGAACGGAAAATTCTCTGTCGAAAGAGCGTTAAGCGAAGCAAAACGTCCGTGGTCTTATGATCTGGATATTCTGGAACTCATTCATCTGGTGAAACTCGTGCAAATCAGTTGGTTCGCTCTCGGGCAAAATAGTGAGCGGTCGGATCAAATGCGCCAGTATATGTGCCGTCTATCCACGGTTATGCGGTTGCTGGATGATAAACTTGGCACCGGTCCTTACTTTGAGCCGGTTTCCGCTGTATCACCAGCCGGGTCATAA